The proteins below are encoded in one region of bacterium:
- a CDS encoding homocitrate synthase — protein sequence MPRIEFIDVTNRDGEQTARIALSKLQKTVINWLLDDMGVYQSEMGFPLSPHERNYINANVALTRENGEMGPLLKHIQLSGWSRAVAADVQKAQQQTDIEHFNLSISTSEQMLQWKFRGKFSREDIIKMMVDAVAAAKAGGAKTAGVNAEDASRTDVGFLIDFASAGKEAGADRFRYCDTLGHDDPTSIAERIGTIARETQIPIELHCHNDLGLAVANSCAGAVAACEQGVDAFINTTINGVGERAGNADLVSCVLALRYAANWRNCGYDPGTIDLTKAWRIANYVADAFGLPIPINQPGVGSNAFAHESGIHADGALKDRHNYELYDYESLGRGEKIEIPTGRVITTGAHGGASGLEYVYAQMDLGFRDEEHKRETLYLCQLANLHNQAPLSREELWLIYHYPQVCKQLFTVTA from the coding sequence CTTTGTCCAAGCTGCAGAAGACGGTCATCAACTGGCTGCTCGATGACATGGGCGTGTACCAGAGCGAGATGGGCTTCCCGCTCAGCCCCCACGAGCGCAACTACATCAACGCCAATGTCGCGCTGACCCGCGAGAACGGTGAGATGGGCCCGCTGCTGAAGCACATCCAGCTCAGCGGCTGGTCCCGCGCCGTCGCCGCCGACGTCCAGAAGGCGCAGCAGCAGACAGACATCGAGCATTTCAACCTGTCCATCTCCACTTCCGAGCAGATGCTGCAGTGGAAGTTCCGCGGCAAGTTCTCGCGTGAGGACATCATCAAGATGATGGTGGACGCCGTGGCGGCGGCCAAGGCCGGCGGCGCCAAGACGGCCGGCGTCAACGCCGAGGACGCTTCCCGCACCGATGTCGGCTTCCTGATTGACTTCGCCAGCGCCGGCAAGGAGGCCGGGGCCGACCGCTTCCGCTACTGCGACACGCTCGGCCACGACGACCCCACCTCCATCGCCGAGCGGATCGGCACCATCGCGAGGGAGACGCAGATCCCGATCGAGTTGCACTGCCACAACGACCTGGGCCTGGCGGTGGCCAACTCCTGCGCCGGCGCCGTGGCCGCCTGCGAGCAGGGCGTGGACGCCTTCATCAACACCACAATCAACGGGGTGGGCGAGCGCGCCGGCAATGCCGACCTGGTCTCCTGCGTGCTGGCGCTGCGCTACGCGGCCAATTGGCGCAACTGCGGCTACGACCCCGGCACCATTGACCTGACCAAGGCCTGGCGCATCGCCAACTACGTGGCCGACGCGTTCGGTCTGCCCATTCCGATCAACCAGCCGGGCGTGGGCTCCAATGCCTTCGCCCATGAGTCCGGCATCCACGCCGACGGCGCCCTCAAGGACCGGCACAACTACGAGCTGTATGACTACGAGAGCCTCGGCCGGGGCGAGAAGATCGAGATACCCACCGGCCGCGTCATCACCACCGGCGCGCACGGCGGGGCCTCCGGCCTCGAGTACGTCTACGCCCAGATGGACCTGGGCTTCCGCGACGAAGAGCACAAGCGCGAGACGCTCTACCTGTGCCAACTGGCCAACCTGCACAACCAGGCGCCGCTGAGCCGCGAGGAGCTCTGGCTGATCTACCACTACCCGCAGGTGTGCAAGCAGTTGTTCACAGTGACGGCGTAG